From the genome of Syntrophus gentianae, one region includes:
- a CDS encoding VPLPA-CTERM sorting domain-containing protein has translation MDWVTKETRHYSGPSGTGIRETSAVPIPAAFWLLASGLVGLVGMRRRIEAKLG, from the coding sequence ATGGATTGGGTAACGAAAGAAACCCGCCACTATTCTGGTCCTTCAGGCACCGGGATCCGCGAAACATCAGCCGTTCCCATTCCCGCCGCCTTCTGGCTCCTGGCTTCCGGCCTTGTGGGATTGGTTGGGATGCGCAGGCGGATTGAAGCAAAGCTCGGTTAA